The sequence TAAACTTCCATGAGAAACCGGAGGACATGAGCCTGGTGATGGATAAGGTTGATGCCCAGCTGCACGGTCTTTTCTAGCAGTGGGCGTTAAAATACAACGCGTGGTGTTGTATCGTATCAATGGACGGTCAATATTCGAAAAGGGGATTCCGCGAGGGATCCCCTTTGTAAATGATGATTGATTACTAGATTAATCGGATTTTATTTTTTCCTGTTTGTGGAAATATTTCAATCGTGAATCATTAGTTTAAGAAGCGCTTTTCTACATTTCGTTAAACTAACTCATAATCATCATGAAAAAGATCGTAGTGCTAATGTTAATGGCCGCTGCAGTGGCGTCGGCTTGCGCCCAAAATATCTCAATTTCAGGAAATGTAATCTCTATTGTCGATAAAAGTCCAATTGTTGGTATCATCGTCAGGGTAAAAGGGACCTCAATGTTAGTAACAACAGACTCGAAGGGTTTTTTCCGCTTTGATAACGTGAGTTCTCGTGGAACACTGCTATTCTCTGCCCCTGGTTTTTCCACACGGATTATTCCTATAAAGGGCCGAAAGTCAATGACTGTAATGCTGACTCCAGAATCGTCTCCCATAATGTGGGATTCGGAAAAACTTGTTATTTGTGAAGATATGAGTGGGGGGAGTATGCCTGCGTCTTTGATGAACAAAACTGAATCAACCGATGAATCCTACTCCAAAATTTCGGAAAATGGTTTTAAGCGAACTACCGATTCTCCTCTTTCAACTTTTAGCATTGATGTAGATAGAGCTTCGTGGGCCAACGTGCGTCGTTTTCTAAACCTTGGTCAACGCCCTCCACAGGATGCTGTTCGAATTGAGGAGATGGTGAACTACTTCGACTACAACTACCCGGAACCCGCAGATAAAACTCCCTACCGAATATCCACCGAGGTGGCTGCATGTCCTTGGCAGGAGGGAAACCTCATTATGCGAATAGGAATTCAGGCCAAGCGCGTTGCTACCGACAGCCTACCCAGCAGCAATCTCGTCTTTCTGCTTGATGTTTCGGGTTCCATGTCTGACGCCAACAAGCTTCCGTTGGTGCAATCGGCCTTTAAGTTGCTGGTGAATAATCTTCGAGCTAAGGATCATGTTGCCATTGTGGTGTATGCTGGAGCTGCTGGGGTGGTGCTACCTTCTACTAGCGGCGATAAAAAGACTAAAATACTGGAAGCCATCAACAATCTATCGGCAGGTGGTTCAACCGCTGGTGGGGCGGGCATCCTGATGGCCTACAAAATTGCACAGGAAAACTATATCAAGGGTGGAAATAACCGTATTATCCTTGCTACCGATGGTGATTTTAACGTGGGTGCCTCAGGGGATGCCGACATGGAGCGTCTCGTTGAGGAGAAGCGTAAGAGTGGTGTGTTTCTTACCTGTCTTGGTTTTGGCATGGGAAACTACAAGGATAGCAAAATTGAAACGCTGGCCGATAAGGGCAATGGTAACTATGCCTATATCGACAATATTCAGGAGGCAAATCGGATGTTTGGTAAGGAGTTTGGCGGAACACTCTTCACCGTGGCAAAGGATGTAAAGTTACAGGTAGAGTTTAATCCAGCAGTTGTTGAGGCTTATCGATTAATTGGTTATGAAAACAGAATGCTCAATGCTCAGGATTTTAAGGACGATGCTAAGGATGCAGGTGAGTTGGGCTCGGGTCACACCGTAACCGCCATATATGAGGTTATCCCAAAAGGGGTTAAGAGTCCTTTTGTGAAGGTGGTAGATTCGCTGAAGTATCAAGCCACCAAGTTAACCCCCGAAGCCAAAGAGGGCATGGAAATGGCTACTGTGAAGACCCGATATAAGTTACCCGAAGGAGATGCCAGCATTCCTTTTGAGGTTGCGGTACCTTTCCGCAAGGGGAAAATTAATGTTGCTTCCGAGAGCCTTCGCTTCTCGAGTGCTGTTGCCATGTTTGGCATGCTGCTCCGCAGCTCAGAATTTAAGGGAACTCTTACCAAGCAGCAAATTGTAGATCAGGCAAAGTCGGCTCGCGGCACCGATGGAGAAGGCTACCGTGCCGAATTCATTCGGCTGGTGGAGGCCTACAACGATAAAATTACCGATTAGGTTTAAACGAAAAAAAACAGGAGACCTAATTGTCTCCTGTTTTTTTTATGGTGCGCCGAGCATGGCGAGTATAATCAGGTTCCTTTGGTCGCCCTGTTTTATCCAAACAGACGATGAGCCCACTTCATTTTCGATTCGGTGTACGGAGCATACCGTAAGGAGGGATCGATGAAGGTATTGGTTTTTAACATGCTTTTTTTGTGGCTGAACACTTCGAAGCTATACTTACCATGGTAGTTGCCCATTCCGCTGAAACCGACTCCACCAAATGGCAATTCTGGGTTTGCAAGGTGAATAAGGGCATTGTTTACACATCCTCCACCAAATTCAATATTCTCTATAATAAACTTTTCAGTGTTATTATTTGAAGTGAAAATATAGCAAGCCAGCGGGTATCTGTTCTTTCGAATGAATGGAACAACCTCTTCAATGTCTTTAAAGGTGTAAACGGGCAATATTGGACCAAAAATCTCCTCGGTTGCCATCGGATGATCTGCTGCCACTCCATCGACAATTGTGGGCTCCATGCAAAGGGTTGTGTTGTCGTATTCTCCTCCGTGAAGTATGTTTACGTTGTTGAGGTAGGAGGTCAGCGTATCGAAGCGACGCTTGTTTACTATATGGGTTAGGTTTGGGCTTGTAAGTGGTTTTTCACCAAGAAACTCCTTGATATAGAATTTCATCTTCGCCACAAATTGGTCCTTAATGCTTTCGTGTACCAGAAGATAATCGGGACACACACAGGTTTGTCCTGCATTGAAGCACTTGGCCCACATAAGCCGCTTGGCTGCCACATCAATATTCACATCCTTATCTACTATTACTGGACTTTTGCCGCCAAGTTCAAGAGTTACCGGTGATAGATGTTCGGCGGCCATACTCATGATTTTCTTGCCTACAGGAGCGCTACCGGTAAAAAAGATGTGGTCGAAACGGAATTTTTCAATCAGCATTGGACCAATCATTGCTCCGGGGCCTTGCACCACGCTTATATAGGCGGGATCGAACATTTCGGTTATAAGTCTTTCAACTACACTCCCTGTATTCCTCGTATTGTCCGATGGCTTTATAATTGCACAGTTACCGGCAGCAATAGCACCAACAAGTGGTGCCATAAGTAGCTGAAAGGGATAGTTCCAGGGACCAATAATAAGGACAACACCGAGCGGTTCGGTGTATATGCGACTTGAGG is a genomic window of Williamwhitmania taraxaci containing:
- a CDS encoding YfbK domain-containing protein; the protein is MKKIVVLMLMAAAVASACAQNISISGNVISIVDKSPIVGIIVRVKGTSMLVTTDSKGFFRFDNVSSRGTLLFSAPGFSTRIIPIKGRKSMTVMLTPESSPIMWDSEKLVICEDMSGGSMPASLMNKTESTDESYSKISENGFKRTTDSPLSTFSIDVDRASWANVRRFLNLGQRPPQDAVRIEEMVNYFDYNYPEPADKTPYRISTEVAACPWQEGNLIMRIGIQAKRVATDSLPSSNLVFLLDVSGSMSDANKLPLVQSAFKLLVNNLRAKDHVAIVVYAGAAGVVLPSTSGDKKTKILEAINNLSAGGSTAGGAGILMAYKIAQENYIKGGNNRIILATDGDFNVGASGDADMERLVEEKRKSGVFLTCLGFGMGNYKDSKIETLADKGNGNYAYIDNIQEANRMFGKEFGGTLFTVAKDVKLQVEFNPAVVEAYRLIGYENRMLNAQDFKDDAKDAGELGSGHTVTAIYEVIPKGVKSPFVKVVDSLKYQATKLTPEAKEGMEMATVKTRYKLPEGDASIPFEVAVPFRKGKINVASESLRFSSAVAMFGMLLRSSEFKGTLTKQQIVDQAKSARGTDGEGYRAEFIRLVEAYNDKITD
- a CDS encoding aldehyde dehydrogenase, which translates into the protein METNIDQSFNSKRGYFDSGATRSYHFRIEQLRKLKAGIRRYESEILDALHSDMHKPRFEAFLSEIGIMYEEIDHTIKHLKGWMKPEKLTTPLALQLSSSRIYTEPLGVVLIIGPWNYPFQLLMAPLVGAIAAGNCAIIKPSDNTRNTGSVVERLITEMFDPAYISVVQGPGAMIGPMLIEKFRFDHIFFTGSAPVGKKIMSMAAEHLSPVTLELGGKSPVIVDKDVNIDVAAKRLMWAKCFNAGQTCVCPDYLLVHESIKDQFVAKMKFYIKEFLGEKPLTSPNLTHIVNKRRFDTLTSYLNNVNILHGGEYDNTTLCMEPTIVDGVAADHPMATEEIFGPILPVYTFKDIEEVVPFIRKNRYPLACYIFTSNNNTEKFIIENIEFGGGCVNNALIHLANPELPFGGVGFSGMGNYHGKYSFEVFSHKKSMLKTNTFIDPSLRYAPYTESKMKWAHRLFG